The nucleotide sequence TataattactaaaaaaatatgACATAATTGTGAGTGTTCGACTGAGTGTCTGAAAAAGTTGGATTTTGAAACACTTGTCATCCATGGCTAACTTTTTCGTTTTGTGCAGATATTACGAGACCTAGGTGTTCGAACAATGAAACTGATGACTAACAATCCTGCCAAGTATGGTGGACTGAAAGGCTATGGATTGAGCATCGTCGGTAGGGTTCCCTTGCTAACTCCAATCACAAAGGAGAATATAAGATACTTGGAgacaaaaagaacaaaaatggGTCATATATATGGATCGGAATTCAATGGTAATCTTACTAGTTTCATCATAGGTAATGTAACCAACGAATCGGATCCGGCTTCTTAATATGCATTTGTCGCACGAGAAGTTGAAATAATTATGCTTAACCAGCATAATTGTGGTGATTGTTTCCTGATATTACTGTCTTGTTATGTTTGGAGTTGCAGGTGTTGACTCGAGATAATTTGCAACCTTATTGAACTGAGTTGTTCTTAATAAATCCGTCATTGAGTCATGCAGTTGTTTGCAACCTAAGCTACTGTTTCGGTCATAGCGTGTTATTAATGTGAAATCCTCTCTTCTTCATTTTCAATGTATTCAAATGATTTGAATACGTGGCCATTTTTGTATTATAGTTTTCTCATCATATATCAATTGCACATTATTATATACAATGAAACTACTATGATTAGACGTCAATAAGATCGTGATCATATTATTAAATGGCCATACAATGTATAAAAtccatgcattgtatatatagtacatatagcaaaatttagaCGAATGGTATTCGCTTTTCATAATTATAATTCAATATAATCttgattaataattcaataatGGGTTCGAACctgattttctatttttttttcttttatttttattttttgaacttttgctgatttcaaAGAGGATCTTATTATGAAATGACAATATCAGTGTACCCctttgcttttttattttttttgccctTTTTCAATTTCCTCTTTTATTTTTATCTGTCTCTTATTCttcagcctttttttttttgttttctatgtTTCAATTGAAGAGTTGCAAAATTAAAAGATAGACAAGGTGGGTATTTTCGTTTAGGTTTCTTGGTCAACGTAGGAGTTTTTATAATAATCAAAGTCAAAGTCTTAAGTTTATCTAtctataaataaaatatcatgTAATGTGTTATATACACATTAtggtttttttgttttaaaatacCTCCTCAATTTTCCTCTGTTATACTCTATAATTTCTCGAGGAGATAGATCGAGAGAGATCAACTCACCCCAAGACCGAGTGCAAAGCCAAGAGAAATAAATGCTTCCAATACCTATTTCATAGAAAGAAAGAAATGTTCCAAATACCTATCTTATCCCTActcaagagagagaaagagagaaacttTCCATCTTCGATCTCTCAGACTGCGATATTAATAAAATGATTGCATGATGGCACATTCTTGAATAAGAAAAGTTCAAGCttccttcttcaacttgcaaATTAGGGGCATACTTTGCTATTGGCATCCCCCCCACAACTATAACATATCATATACATCAGCATGAAATGTTTATGAATACAAACCTAATATTATGTACAGTGACGATTGATGATGATTGCAGAGAGACATTTTTCTGCACCTGACAAATTGGGGCCACAGGGTTGCTTATGGCATTCGGTGCAACTTGCACAAATCATTTACGGCATGAGAAGTCTATGCACACAAACCCAATGATATGTACAGAAATTGAGGATCGATGGTGATTGCATAATGGATCATTTCTGAATATTAATGCCTTTGGCAGCTAGCTACTGCTTTTGGCTGATGGGTTGGTCTTTGCCTTCCTGTTCTTGGATTTCCTTCTCTATTTCTTCTCCTTTGTCAATGATGGGCTCAATAATTGCATCCACCTCTGCCTTTATATGATCAACCTGATACAGCAAAGGGCAAAAAGAAAAGGCATTACAGCAATTAGCATCATTCATCTACACTCAGaaagctttttttcttttctctcacaAACTACACAGATTTGTTTGCCGATTAGTCTATTGTAAGAACAAAATTTATTTCGAAGTTCTCGCTGGAAAATAATGCATGAGTTTCCTGACTGAAAAATAACTAGATTGAAGTCAACGACTGAAAAATATAGAACCTTTAAGATTCCCCTGTGAATTCTGTGTGTCTTATCAATATTTCCAGGTAAATTGCATAGCAATGGTACCAATCTAACAAAGACAAAAAGTAATATGTGATGTTAATCTGGGAAAGGAGAAGTTCATAGTAGGAAAAACCTTATGAATGAAGATTTCAGCTCGTTCCGCATCCCTGTCAACTTCTTCGCAAATCTGCTCGATCTGCAGGGCCTTCTCCTTGAGGCTTACACCGTCAGGGAGTTCATCAGCGATTTCGGAAGCTATCTTCTCTGTTGCCTTAGCAATCTTCTCCACAGCTTCTGCACCACTTTCAGCAGCCTTCGCTACAGCATCTGAGAAACAAAAATCCCAAATTTTCAGAATCGTAATGGTCGTGAACCTAACTGGGGCACTTCGGTGATTGGAGCTCACCCTCTGTCCTCAAAATTCTCCTGCACAGGGGCACGGCAAACCCAATCACAGATCCCAACGCCCATCTAGTCCTTCGAGAATCACAAACGCGTCATGAGATGATTGCAGAGAAGGAAAGGCATATAAGTCGAACTATTGTTCCCTACCACACTGAGATTCTAGAGAAGGGGATTCCAGAACCAGAATCAGCAGCTGCATCAACACCAGAGCTTGTGTCTCTACAACAATCATATTGCAGTCATCTTCTCATGATCAATCAGATCGAAGCAAAAAACGTATCTCATCTTGGACGAGGATGAAGACCACATACTTCCTGTCGACTAAAGTCCATTCTTCTCTGTCGGTGATGGACGACGCCTCCATCGCTCAATCAAAGGAGAACTGACACCGATCGTCGGAGGATGCGGATTTCTCGATGAATTGATGATGGAAGAGGAGCTCCCCAGGGAGACGTGGAACAGATGCCTCGGTTTGGGGGGTCGTCGGTGAAGAAGGAACGCGTCGGACTTTTGGCCACATGCGTTCAACTTTGGATGTGCTTTGCTGACTCATCTTCGGTACGTTACCTTACGCAAGACGTTGTCGGCCAATATATAATATGGGCGAATTTTCCGAAAAAaggttactaatatttttttttatttatgatgtcgTTTTctgatttataaattattttcaaaacggttcaaataaattcaaaaataaaattaaagttttataaatttatttaaaacgtacatcaacataaatttcaaatatttatattctAAATTATATAGTTTTGGggtataatataattaaattctATTTCATTGCATACATATATAGCATCCAAACCAGCgtcaaatattataattagataacttttaaatttattaaaatacAAACTTGAAAAATAGTATTCAAATTTTAGTAAATAACATTAaagttttataaatttatttagaatgcacatcaacataaatttcaaatatttatattttaaataatattttagtacatatatatatatatataattcaatcaTATAGTTTTtggtataatataattgataaaactATACAAGTTCTTAATATAATTGATCAAGATATCATTAAATTAAATCTAATTATGCTTAATTAGGTTGGATTAGTCTTGCTCCATGCgtatattttctttatatatatatatatataagatatatctaataatataattaatattaaaattttataagtcAATATTTGATCGTGCGATCCCATAGATTCATAAGAAATTATCTATTTTAAATAACATCATATGATTTTAATTAAGGATAATCCAACGGGACTTATAAGTTCTTGATTCTCTCACTTTTCAATTAACACGTCAGTAAATGTTTTatctctaaaataaataattcttCGTCGGTCTAcatcaataataattaaatattaatttatcaaaattataggAACTATATCTCGTCCTATTATTATTGGAATCAAGTGTTACTTGTATTAAGCGTACGAGCCGTCCTGATTCCCATAGGTACCATCGAGCATTACTTTGATCGAATCTCCAGAGTTCGACTTAGAATCTCAACAAGCTCGTGCTATCCAACCAACGGATGTCGGGTTCCGCTGTGGCGCCCGCTGCGGGAAACCGTAGGTCAACGACGAATCCTCTAACGTGACCGCCGAGGCTTCGTTCCTTTGCTCCGTGGCCCTGTTATAATCACATCTGCTGGCATGGAGACCCCAACAGTTGCTTTGCTCAGCGTGCTGCACTCTCGATGGCCACCAAGCGCCACCGCCGTCCCACCCACGGCGG is from Musa acuminata AAA Group cultivar baxijiao chromosome BXJ1-6, Cavendish_Baxijiao_AAA, whole genome shotgun sequence and encodes:
- the LOC135677073 gene encoding uncharacterized protein LOC135677073 translates to MEASSITDREEWTLVDRKDTSSGVDAAADSGSGIPFSRISVWTRWALGSVIGFAVPLCRRILRTEDAVAKAAESGAEAVEKIAKATEKIASEIADELPDGVSLKEKALQIEQICEEVDRDAERAEIFIHKVDHIKAEVDAIIEPIIDKGEEIEKEIQEQEGKDQPISQKQ